The Priestia koreensis genomic interval GCCTTCCTGATCTGCGTGCTTCCTATTACTCACGGAGGATACATTGATCTTATTGACGGAACGAATAAGCTTAATTTGGCAAGCGTGTTTACAAGCCCGCACGTGTATTCATTTATCGGATTTGCGATTAGCTCTACGCTGTTTTTATCATCACTGCTTTTGGCGGACTACTCAAAGGTTTCGAATGAATTCGAGTCGTACAAAATCTATCGCCGTGATGCACTAATTACTGGCCCTATTTCGTTACTAATGGGCGTCTTTATTATGCTAACGATGCGCTCTGAAGCTTCATGGCTTTACGATAACATGATGAACGTTAAGGGATGGCTAATTGGATCGGTCATTATGTTCTTACTAACATTTGTTGCGCTATGGATCCCTTCCACAAGAGGATTGGGTATGCCAAGGCTTGCCGTGATCACAACGATCATTCAGTACTTTTTAGCAAGTTATGCTTACGGAAAAAGCCACCTTCCATACATCGTTTACTCAGACGTTACCATTCATTCCGGATTTACCGATCCTAGTGCATTTAAAGCGGTCTTCATCACGTATATTGTTGGATTCGCTATTCTGTTCCCAGGCTTCTTCTACTTTTGGAAGTTATTTATGAAGGATCGAGATTATTTAAAGAAAAAGATTTACAAATAATGCTCATTTCAGGTTGATGGATACGACGAAAGATGAACGGTGAAACTATACATGTAACGTTATTGTACAAAGGAGGGACAAAAAATGGCTAAGGACGTAATGTGTGAAGTAAACAACTGTCATTATTGGAAGCAGGGAAATAACTGCGGAGCAGAAGCTATTTATGTAGTCAGTCACGCTGGCAATATGGCTTCAGACAGCTATGAAACGGACTGCAAAACCTTCAAACCTCAGGATCTATAAACAAAAAAAGCGCCGCGATTTTATCTTTCGCAGCGCTTTTTCTTATAGCTCATCAAATCCGTTTACATCAGATGCCTTTGTATACTGTCTTGATTTTTGTTCGAAGAAATCTGTTTTTCCTAAATCCACCTCTTGGTAAGCGACAATCCAACGAAGTGGATTTTCAATCGGTGCCTCTGGAAAAGCCTCGCGCCCAAATCCTAATTGGTTGCAGCGCTTGTTGGCCATATATTCAATGTATTGTTTAATCTCTTGCATGGTAATGCCTTCAAACTTCTCACCAATGACCGTTTGAGCCCACTCAATCTCTAACCGAGCCGCTTCTCTAAACGTCTCCACTACAAACGATGCAAGCTCTTCTGTACGGTATTCAGGATTTTCGTTAAGCGTTTCTTTAAATACTTTCTCAAATAACCCCACGTGCAGCTGTTCATCGCGATTAATGTAATTAATCATCGTGGACGTTGCGACCATTTTTTGATTACGAGCAAGGTTATAGAAGAACGCAAATCCACTATAGAAGAATAGCCCCTCTAAAATGACATCGAACACCATCGAGCGCAGGAAGTTTTCAATCGTTGGATTTTCAGCAAATGCTTTGTAGCCATTCGTTACAAAGTCATTGCGCTCACGAAGCTTTTCTTCCGTTCTCCAGTACTCGAATACCTCATCTTGCTTTGGCTTTGGTACAAGGCTTGAAAGCACGTAAGAATACGAATGATTATGAATCACTTCTTGCTGCGCTAGGATAATCATCAGCGCATTTACAGACGAATCTGTGATGTATTCCGCTACCTTTCCTGCATAATCGGATTGAATGCTATCGAGCAAAGCAAGAAGGCCAATAATCTTTAAAAAGCTTTCTTGCTCATCTGCTGTGAGCTGAGGGAATTGCTTGATGTCCTGACCCATATTAATTTCAAAAGGCGTCCAGAAATTCGCTAGCATTCGCTTATATTTTGGGTACGCCCATGAAAAGCGCACATCGTCCCAGTTTAAAATATTGGAGCTTCTTCCATTAATAATGCCCGTTGAGCGGTTTGGTGCTGTTTCGTCCATTAACGTACGTGTTTGTAAAGTCATGTTCTTCGTCCTTTCTTAGCTATGGCAGCTTTCACATTCTTCAATAACGTCACTCGATGTAGAACGCACATAGTAGGTCGTTTTTAAATCTTCCTTCCACGCCGTTAAGTGCATATCTAATAGTTCTTTTGCTTTTACATCATTTCGAACATATAAGTTAAATGAAATGGATTGATCAATATGACGCTGACGCTTCGCATTTTGTTTAATACTCCATTGTTGATCGATTAAGTACACTGATTTGTAATACCACGTCGTTTGCGCATTTAAGTCCGGTGCCGTTACAGGAATTTTGTAGTTCTTCTTCTCCTCTGAGTAAAACTTACGGAAGATCGGATCAATGCTTGCCGTAGATCCTGCAATGATCGATGTAGATGAATTAGGCGCTACGGCCATTAAGTATCCGTTTCTGACACCATGCTCTTTCACTTTTTGACGCAGTTCCTGCCAGCTACTTGATACATACTCTCGTTTATCGAAATAACTGCCATTATCCCAGTCAGATCCTTCAAAGAGTGGATAAGCACCTTTCTCTTTTGCAAGCTCCATACTCGCTTCGATCGTTAAGTAAGCAATCTTCTCATAAAGAGCATCACAATACTCAACGGCTTCATCGCTTTCCCATACCATTTTCTTCAATGCTAATAAATGACTCCAGCCGAATGTTCCAAGTCCGACTGCACGATACTTTTTGTTCGTAATCTCAGCTTGAAGCACTGGAATATTATTTAAGTCGATTACGTTATCAAGCATGCGAACTTGAATAGAAATTAAGCGCTCTAAAACATCCTCTTCTACCGCTTTTGCAAGTGAAATAGACGATAGGTTACAAACAACAAAATCTCCTGGATCTTTCGTAATGACGATTTTACCATCAACCGTCACCTCTTCTGTCACAACCGTTGAGCTTGTGTTTTGCATAATTTCTGTACATAAATTACTGCAGTAGATCATCCCATTGTGACGATTCGCATTCATGCGGTTCGCAGTATCACGGTAAAACATGTATGGTGTTCCCGTCTCTAGCTGTGAAATCATAATGCGTTTAAACACGTCGATTGCCGGAATTACTCGTTTAGATAAAGCTTCGTTCTGGACGCACTCTTCGTACTTTGTTCGGAACGTTCCTGCTCCCTTTTCTTCGTCATAGAAGTCTTCTAGCGAATAGCCCATCACGCGGCGTACTTCGTGAGGATCAAATAAATACCAATCTTCCCGGTTCTCGACTTTTTCCATAAACAAATCAGGAATACAAACGCCTGTAAATAAGTCATGCGTTCGCTGACGCTCGTCCCCATTGTTTAAGCGGGCATCTAAAAAGGAATCGATATCTTTGTGCCAAACGTCTAAATAAACAGCAATCGCTCCTTGACGCTGCCCTAGCTGATCAACGCTTACTGCCGTGTTATTTAATTGTTTCATCCAAGGAATAACACCTGATGAAACGCCCTTGAATCCTTTAATATCGCTGCCGCGGCTACGAATTTTCCCTAAGTAGATCCCGATTCCGCCACCATTTTTTGAAAGGTTCGCTACGTCTGTATTTGAATCATAAATTCCTCGCAGGCTGTCATCAATCGTATCGATGAAGCAGCTTGAAAGCTGTCCGTAAGACTTTCCTGCATTTGATAGCGTAGGAGTTGCAACCGTCATATATAAATTTGATAGAGCCCAATATGCTTCTTTTACTAACGAAAGACGCTTCTCTTTTTCTTCTTTCATCATGAGGGTCATCGCGATAATTAAAAAACGTTCCTGCGGGAGCTCGTAGACGTCACCCTCGTGTGACTTCGCTAAGTATCGATCCGCTAATGTTAGAAGCCCAATGTATGTAAAAAGTGAATCTTTCGATGGATCAATGATGCTCGCAAGCTCATTGATTTCTTCTTTTGTGTACGAGGAAACCAACTGATTGTTGTAAATCCCTTTGTCTGTTAATACTTCAAGTAACTCATCGAAAGAACTATATTTTAAGGACGCATCATAGTTACGGGATTTTGCTGCTTTTGCATAGAGCTGGTCTAAATAAACGGTGGATGCCACATATGTCCAATCCGGCTCGTCAATTGAGATACGTTCTAGTGATGCAAGCGTTAGTAGATTGACAAGCTGGTCTTGATCCATATTTGGTCGTGCAGCGACCGTTTGTTCAATTTTTTCTTCAAAATCATCAAAGTATAGGTGTGAAAACCTCTCTTTTAAATTATTTATGTATGATGAGACCTCTTCAATTGCAGATGTTTGTAATACGTTCACCATTCATTCCTCCTCCATTTTTTCACCAAATAAAAAAGCTCATCGATTACATTCGATGAGCAGATAGAACGAAGAAGGAAAGAAACCATTTCTTTTCTTATCCTCGCTCTATCTTCTCACCTCCCGAAGAAGATAGATTTAACAAACAAGGCAGGTCTCCTGACTTATGCTTCTTTTTACTTTAAGGCCTTCCCATGATGATTCATCACAGTGGTTTTCCTTATTTCATCAGCACTCACAGTTGCGGGTACAGTTCTGGACTTTGACCAGATTCCCTTTCAAGTCGATACTACGACACCTAGTTCATCGGAAATACAATATATAGTATGTTAGTTGTTGTAATTAAACTAAATATAGATTTGAGTTTAATTATAAGTCATAACCTATGAATAAGACAACCATTTTGAAAAATGTTTTGTAAATCTTATTTTTTATAGGCTACTATCTTTTTAGCAATTTTTTTGATATAATCCACATCCACCTCATAACCAATTCCTGGACCATTTAAAACGGTAATATCCCCGTTATCAACGGTTACTTCCGGCATAATAACGTCTTTGTTCCAATAACGGGCAGATGCTGAAATGTCTCCTGGAATATGAAATTGAGGTAGAGTCGCCAATGCTACATTATGAGCCCTTGAAACACCAGATTCAAGCATTCCGCCTACCCAAAGCCCAATTTCTTTGTCTACGCAGTAGTCATGAATTCGTTTCGCTTCTGTTAGACCGCCTACTCGCCCTACTTTGACATTGATAATTTTTGCGCCTCCAAGCTCAATCGCTTTTCTCGCATCATCAAATGAAACAATGCTCTCATCTAAACAGATAGGTGTTTTGATCGCTTTTTGAAGTGTAGCATGATCAATAATATCGTCCGATTGAAGTGGTTGCTCAATCATCATTAAGTTAAAATCATCGAGCCTTTTTAATAGTGAAATGTCTTGCAAGGTATACGCAGAATTTGCATCAGCCATCAGCGGAAGCTCTGGAAACTCTTCTCGAATCACTTTAATGAGCTCATAGTCCATTCCGGGCTTAATCTTAACTTTAAAACGCTTATAGCCATCCCGTAAATGCTCTCGTATTTTCTCCTTCATTTTATCGGGCTGATCGATCCCCACCACTACGCCTGCTTCTACTTTAGAACGTGTTCCGCCTAAAACATCCCAAAGCGGCTTTTGAAGTCTTTTTGCATATAAATCCCATACGGCGCAATCAAGCCCCGCCTTAGCCATGTTGTTACGCTTAATCGGTGCAAAATGCTTTTGTAAATCTCTTGGATGCTCTAGCATTTGATTCAGTACAGATGGGATAAGGAATGTCTCTAGAATATGGGTACACGTCTCAATCGTTTCTTCTGTGTACCATGGGGTAGAAAAAGCCACGACTTCTCCCCATCCGCTTAGTCCATTCTCATCAATGGCTTCAATGAGAATAAGCTCTCGATCTTTTACCGTACCATAGCTCGTTGAAAAAGGCGTTAAAAGAGACATTTCAATATGATATAAATTAATTTCTGTAATTACCATACACGCTCACCCTCCTAGTCCAGAAGCGAAAATAGTTCTCGTCTTAACAGCTTATTTGACGCGTTACGCGGTAGATTTTTTACAAAGTGGACATGCTTTGGAACTTTATATTTTGCCAAATGAGTCAAGCAATGGGCTAAAATATCTTTCTCTTCTACATCATCGCTATTTACCACGACGAACGCGACCGGAACTTGTCCCCACGTCTCATCTTTAAGACCTGTAACGCCTGCTTCTACAACGTCGTGATGCTTTACAAGTACATTTTCAATCTCAGCAGGATAGATATTTTCTCCACCTGAAATAATCAAATCTGAACGGCGATCTAGCACGTAGAGAAACCCTTCTTCATCCATATAGCCAATATCACCTGTATGAAGCCAGCCGTCTCGAATCGTGCCCGCAGTTGCGTCTGGCCGATTCAAGTAACCACCTGTAACATTCGGCCCTTTTACGACAATTTCACCAGGGAGATTGTCGTGCTGTTGCTCTTCCGTTTCACTCATAATCATTACTTCTGAAGGAAATAATGCCTTACCGGCAGAACCAATTTTCTGCAAGCTGTCCTCAGGAGACAGCGTCACGATTTGAGAGGACGTTTCCGTCATCCCGTACGTTTGATAGACGGGAATGTTTAAGCTTGAGCACTTTTCTAAAATCGTCACAGGCACTGGCCCTCCTCCTACTAACATACAGCGGAAGGATGCTGGATAAGGTGCTCCATTTTCCTCTTGTAATAGCTTTGAAACCATGGCTGTTACAACCGAGACAATCGTGACTCCCTCTTCATGTATCGCCCGGTTCATGCGAGACGCATCGAATTTCTCATGAAGGATGACCTTCATCCCATAGATCACGCTTCTCATCAAAATAGACAGCCCGCTAATATGAAACAGAGGCACTGCAATAAGCCAACAGTCATCTTCACGAAGACCTAGGTTTAAAGACGAACCGATTGCACTCCACCAATGATTTCCGTACGTTTGCTTTACTCCCTTTGGCGCTCCTGTCGTTCCCGATGTATACATGATTGTGTCCGTATCACCGAGAGAAATTGTTTTAACGGGGTCAATAGATGCAGAAGTCATGCGCTGCAATTCCTCAAAAGAATGAACCGTAACTGGGCTACCTTTTGCAGATTGCTCAGCCTTGTCTCTCAAAGATGAATCCACAAGCAAATGAGAAACCTTTGCATCCTCTAGCTGAAAGGAGACTTCAGAAGGACTGAGCTTTGTGTTTAACATAACCGTAATAGCCCCTACGTATTTGAGGGCATGAATCATGACAATCATCTCGACTGAATTCGGTGACAAAATCCCTATATATTGACCTTTTTTCATACCAGCAGCCGCCATTTTCCCTGCTAGCTCTAATGCTTTTTCGTGAAGCTCTTGAAACGTTAGAGCCGTCTCACTCATTTGTACCGCCACACGGTTTGGTGTGAGCTTGGCTCTCTTCCATAAAAAAATAGGCATTTCATTTTCTATTAAACCGTTCATGTTCATTCTTCCTTTCCAAAATTTCCTTCACATTAAAAAAACAGCTCGATGAGTAACTCATCAAGCTGTAAGTTTTGTTCGACTTAAGGGAAACGTGGGAACTGTTGGAAGTCTGGATTACGTTTTTCTTTAAACGCATCGCGGCCCTCTTTTGCTTCATCCGTTGTGTAATAAAGAAGCGTTGCATCTCCAGCTAATTGCTGTAGTCCAGCTAAACCGTCTGAATCTGCGTTGAATGCTGCTTTTAAGAAACGAAGAGCTGTTGGGCTCTTTTCTAGCATTTCGTTACACCATTGTACTGTTTCCTCTTCAAGTTGCTCTAAAGGTACGACTGTATTAACTAGTCCCATGTCAAGAGCTTCTTGTGCGCTGTATTGGCGGCATAGGTACCAAATTTCACGCGCTTTCTTATGACCTACGATACGTGCTAGATAGCCTGAACCGTAACCAGCATCAAAGCTACCTACTTTTGGTCCTGTTTGGCCAAAGATTGCATTGTCTGCTGCGATTGTTAAGTCACACACAAGGTGTAGAACGTGTCCGCCACCGATTGCATATCCTGCTACCATCGCTACGACTGGTTTTGGAATTACACGAATTAAGCGTTGTAAGTCAAGTACGTTTAAACGTGGAATTTGGTCTTCACCAACATAACCACCATGACCGCGTACTTTTTGGTCTCCACCTGAACAGAATGCTTTGTCTCCAGCACCTGTTAAGACAATCACTCCTACGTTTTTATCATCGCGCGCATAAGCAAATGCGTCGATTAATTCCATTACCGTTTTAGGACGAAATGCATTGCGCACTTCAGGACGGTTGATGGTAATTTTCGCGATTCCATTGTAAGTTTCGTATAAAATATCTTCATACTTACGTTCTGCTACCCATTCAATAGCCATTATAATTCCTCCAATTATGTAGTAGTTAAAAACTCTCTTACTATTTTACCAAAAATCTTTGGTTCTTCCACGTGAATTGCATGTCCAACATTTTTAATTACCGTTATTGTGCTGTCAGGAAGCTTCTCGTTCATCTCTTTCGCAAGTCGACAAAACTTCTTATCACGCTCTCCTACAAGCAGCAATACGGGCATATGAATGTCGGAAAGATGTGTCCACCAAGAAGGCTGAGAACCCGTTCCCATTCCGAGCAAGCTCTGTGCTAACCCTTGTTCACTGTTCAATAATCGCTGTTTTCGAACGGACTGCTGAACGGCTTCTGGAAGCTCTTTTTGTGTTGCAAAAAGCGGGATGTTTTCCCATTTTTCAACAAATGACGCAACACCATTCGCCAAAATACGTTCAGCAAGCTGCTGATCTTTCTTCTGACGTTCATGGCGCTCCTCTTCTGTTTTTAGTCCAGGTGAGGAACTTTCTAGAACCAATCTTTCAATAACGGTCGGGTAGAGAACAGCCATAGTTAAGGCTAATCTTCCCCCCATAGAATATCCTACCACGTGAAACTTTGAAAAACCAATCTCTTTCATTAAAGTGACTAGATCTGCAGCCAAGCTTTCGATCTCATAACGACTAATTGTAGCGTCATGCTCCGTTTCACCATGACCGATAAGATCTACCATGACAAGCTGAAAATGAGAAGACCATTCTGCCACAAACGGCTCCCAATTTTCCTTTGCGCCTGTAAAACCATGCAAGAGGAGAAGAGGAAAACCATTTCCTTTTATCTCCACTGCATAAGATAGCCCATTAATGACATATTTCTTCATTATTTTTCACCAAGAAATGACTTATTTATTTCCTGGGTAACACGATTCCACAAATTCCGATGATGAAGCACATTCTCATGTCGCTTTGTCTTAATTTCCACGACTGATACTCCCTGCTCTTTCACCGATCGAGAGAAGGCCTCACGGAAAGCTTCCCACGTATCTGCCTGGACGTATTTCCCACCGTACATTTCAATGGCTTTTTCGAACTCGAGATCCGCTGGCGTGCCAAACAATGCTTCAAAATGCTTTTCTTCTTTTGATTGAGGAAGGAAAGAGAAGATTCCTCCTCCATTATTATTAACTAACACAATCGTTATGTTTAGATTGTGCATTTTTGCAGCCAATAAACCGTTCAAATCGTGATAAAAAGATAAATCACCAATTAAGAGAACCGTATTCTTTTCCACTAAGCTTGTCCCTAGCGCTGTTGACACAACCCCATCAATTCCGTTCGCGCCGCGGTTAGCTAAAATTTTAATGTGCTTATCGTTCTCGATAAAGAAGCTATCAACGTCTCGAATTGGCATTGAGTTACCAACAAACAATGTGGATTCGTCTGGTAAAAGCTTGCTTAACTCTAGCACTGCTTTTCCTTCTGAAAGCTCATGCTCACTTTCTAGCTCTTGAAGACCTCTCATTGTTGCCTCGTGAACCGCTAGCCATTTCGAAGACCACTCGTTTGATGCTTCTACAGAAGAAAGATGTGATAGTACGCTTTTACAAAACAGTTCTTCATCACATGAAATCATTTCTGTTGCAAGAAGTGTTGGATCTCTCCATCCCCCTTCTTCATCCACCACAATTAATTCTTTCGGCGTATATTGTTTCATGAACAATAACAATGCCTTTGAAACGGGCATCGCGCCAAAACGAACAATTACGTCTGGTTTGAGCTCGCTCAAGATCGCTTCGTTACGCAAAAACGTATCATAACTATTGACCATCATCGTTTGATCGTGATTACCGCTTCGTAGCTGTGACAATGGGTCTGCTAGAACGGGAAAACCAAGCGTTTTGGCAAGCTCCGTTAATAAATTAGCTGATGAAGAATCGGCTAATCCACCGCAAATAATGACACCCTTTTTATAAGAGGCAAGACGTGTAGCAAGGTGTTTAAAAGACTCATCGGAAAGAGTTGAAATGCTCTTTTGCACCGTCACATAATGATTTGATACGCGCTTTCCTTGATCCCATAAATTATCTAGGCTCAAATTTGGAAGCAATGGCTCACGAAGAGGCACGTTTAAGTGGACAGGCCCCTTTGGTCCTGAAAGTGCTGTTCCAACTGCACGAGCAGCAACTGTACGGATGTACTGAAGCATTGCAGGTGTATCTTCTGGAAGTGCCACCTCTGCAAACCATTTCGCAAACTCACCGAATAAACGAATTTGATCAATGGCTTGAGGTGCTCCAACATCCCGAAGCTCGTGAGGACGATCTGCTGTCACTACAATTAGCGGAACGCGCGCATAAAAAGCCTCTACTACTGCTGGATAATAATTAGCGGTTGCTGTTCCTGACGTACAAACGAGTACAACAGGCTTTTGTTTTGCTTTAGCGATTCCTAACGCAAAAAAACCAGCTGAACGTTCATCAATATTAATATGAACGTTCAGTGCTGGGTGATCAGCTGCTAAAATAGCCAAAGGTGTTGATCTTGAGCCTGGACTTACGACAACATCCTGAACATCAAGGCTCGCTAGTTCATCTATAAATGATGCAATATATGCCGTCATTTTATCAATGTGTGTCATGTGTAGCCCCTCCTAGTGCTGATAGCATTGGGTTGAATTTTATATTCGTTTCGTCATATTCACTTTCTGGATCTGAGTCCGCTACGATGCCACACCCAGCAAATAAGGATGCTTCATTTTTTTGTACAAGACCCGAACGGATTCCTACAATAAATTCTCCGTTTCCTTCCACATCCATCCAGCCTATAGGCGCAGCGTACCAGCCGCGATCCAAGCGCTCAACGTCGCGAATAAATTCAACAGACGTTCGTTTTGGGTAACCACCAAGAGCTGGCGTTGGATGAAGATGCTCCACTAGAGAAAGCAATGTATGGTCCTTCTTCATTTCTCCTTCTACGGGAGTATATAAATGTTGGATATGCTTTGTTTTATATAGTGCTGGATGAGAAGGTGATTCAATCCACTCACAATATTCGCTCATCGCTTCTTTGATCATGTGAACCACAACATCATGTTCAATTAGATTCTTCTCATCCGTAAGCAATTCTTCTCCGAGGGCTTGATCTTCCTCTTCGTCTTTACCACGTCGAATGGACCCAGCTAAACAGGTAGAATAAACGTTGTCTTTTACTTTTCTCACAAGTCTTTCAGGAGATGCGCCTAAAAAGCAATTCTCTCCTTGCTCTATTGCAAACACATAGCTCGTTGGCTGTTCAGCCATGAGTCGATCTGTAATTTGCTCAAGTTTTAATTCTTGATCAAAGGTCACTCGTAGCTCACGAGCTAACACTACTTTTTCAAATTCGTCTTGTTTAATCGCTGACGTAGCCTTTTGAATCGTTTTTTTCCATTTATCTGGCTCTATTTCATGTTTGTTTACCATGATAGAGGAAGACTTCTCTGGAATTGTCGTGAAGTTGAGGAGCATTTTTTCAGCTTCTTCTACTTCTTTTATATAGTCATGCACTTCTTTATGAGGATGCACCATTACGTTAGCTGTAAAATATGCTTGGTCATTGACCACTGTATACAGAAAGGCAGGAATAACAAATTTCGCACTCGGAAACTTATTCCACAAATTAGTTGACTGCTTGTTGGGATCAAATGAAAATCCTCCTACAATTAAAGGACCTGTCCCATACGGATATGAAATGCTGTGAACAACGGTTTGTTCATTAAAGCGCTTCCATTCTCTCTCAATATCTTGGAAACGTCCGTCGGCATTATCTGTTGTAAAAATGTGAGAAATCCCCACACCTGCGAATATATATGATCGATCTGGATCACTCCATAAAAATCGGTCTCCGTTATAGACACTTTTTCCGTTCATTAAAAAAGTCTGGGGGCTCATTTTATGAACGTCTTTCACTATGCTCACTAATTTAGGCATTCCTGTTTCTTTAGCAAAATCACTAGCGTCTTGTAATGTTTTTTGAATAAAACTCTCTGTCATTGCAATCACACTAGATCCCCCTACTCATTGTTTTCATTCTTATCTTTAACCAATTTATTATATATTGTCATAATAAAAAAATCCAGTGAATGGTTTTGGTCTACCTTCTTATTCCACCAGCACTAGCACACATAAACTTATTTTTATTGTTTTGAACTCTTTTCGAACCTATTCAGGTAATTAACAGTTCGTATTGTTTTTTTTTATTACTTTTCGCAAATAATACTGAACAGAAACAAAAAAGAAGGGAGAATGTGCTTTGTTAACCAAACAACAGCTTTCTGAATTAAAACAATCATTATTAGAAATGAAGCATGAAATAGAAGGACATGATCAACAAGAAAAGCAATTCGGTCTTCTTCGAAGTGATGCCCATGATTCAACAGGTGAGCTTTCAAGCTACGATAATCACCCCGCTGATACAGGTACAGAAACGTTTGAGCGAGGGAAAGATTTAGCGTTGAATGAACTAATTCATGAGCAGCTTGAGGAAATTAATGAGGCGTTAAAAGCGATGGATGATCACACATATGGAAAGTGCCGTACGTGTGGAAAAGAAATTAGTGTTGAGCGCTTAGAAGCGCTGCCTACGGC includes:
- a CDS encoding cytochrome d ubiquinol oxidase subunit II is translated as MTSALIAIIVLWGFIFIYAVMATMDFGAGFWSMIYINREQTNATSVANRYLSPTWEVTNVFIVAIVVGLFSFFPGAAFTLGTVLLIPGSIILLLLSIRSSFLVFSHYAKTYEKILTYVSGISGFLIPAFLICVLPITHGGYIDLIDGTNKLNLASVFTSPHVYSFIGFAISSTLFLSSLLLADYSKVSNEFESYKIYRRDALITGPISLLMGVFIMLTMRSEASWLYDNMMNVKGWLIGSVIMFLLTFVALWIPSTRGLGMPRLAVITTIIQYFLASYAYGKSHLPYIVYSDVTIHSGFTDPSAFKAVFITYIVGFAILFPGFFYFWKLFMKDRDYLKKKIYK
- the menC gene encoding o-succinylbenzoate synthase; its protein translation is MVITEINLYHIEMSLLTPFSTSYGTVKDRELILIEAIDENGLSGWGEVVAFSTPWYTEETIETCTHILETFLIPSVLNQMLEHPRDLQKHFAPIKRNNMAKAGLDCAVWDLYAKRLQKPLWDVLGGTRSKVEAGVVVGIDQPDKMKEKIREHLRDGYKRFKVKIKPGMDYELIKVIREEFPELPLMADANSAYTLQDISLLKRLDDFNLMMIEQPLQSDDIIDHATLQKAIKTPICLDESIVSFDDARKAIELGGAKIINVKVGRVGGLTEAKRIHDYCVDKEIGLWVGGMLESGVSRAHNVALATLPQFHIPGDISASARYWNKDVIMPEVTVDNGDITVLNGPGIGYEVDVDYIKKIAKKIVAYKK
- a CDS encoding o-succinylbenzoate--CoA ligase, whose protein sequence is MNGLIENEMPIFLWKRAKLTPNRVAVQMSETALTFQELHEKALELAGKMAAAGMKKGQYIGILSPNSVEMIVMIHALKYVGAITVMLNTKLSPSEVSFQLEDAKVSHLLVDSSLRDKAEQSAKGSPVTVHSFEELQRMTSASIDPVKTISLGDTDTIMYTSGTTGAPKGVKQTYGNHWWSAIGSSLNLGLREDDCWLIAVPLFHISGLSILMRSVIYGMKVILHEKFDASRMNRAIHEEGVTIVSVVTAMVSKLLQEENGAPYPASFRCMLVGGGPVPVTILEKCSSLNIPVYQTYGMTETSSQIVTLSPEDSLQKIGSAGKALFPSEVMIMSETEEQQHDNLPGEIVVKGPNVTGGYLNRPDATAGTIRDGWLHTGDIGYMDEEGFLYVLDRRSDLIISGGENIYPAEIENVLVKHHDVVEAGVTGLKDETWGQVPVAFVVVNSDDVEEKDILAHCLTHLAKYKVPKHVHFVKNLPRNASNKLLRRELFSLLD
- the menB gene encoding 1,4-dihydroxy-2-naphthoyl-CoA synthase, translating into MAIEWVAERKYEDILYETYNGIAKITINRPEVRNAFRPKTVMELIDAFAYARDDKNVGVIVLTGAGDKAFCSGGDQKVRGHGGYVGEDQIPRLNVLDLQRLIRVIPKPVVAMVAGYAIGGGHVLHLVCDLTIAADNAIFGQTGPKVGSFDAGYGSGYLARIVGHKKAREIWYLCRQYSAQEALDMGLVNTVVPLEQLEEETVQWCNEMLEKSPTALRFLKAAFNADSDGLAGLQQLAGDATLLYYTTDEAKEGRDAFKEKRNPDFQQFPRFP
- a CDS encoding DUF1540 domain-containing protein, translated to MAKDVMCEVNNCHYWKQGNNCGAEAIYVVSHAGNMASDSYETDCKTFKPQDL
- a CDS encoding ribonucleoside-diphosphate reductase subunit alpha — protein: MVNVLQTSAIEEVSSYINNLKERFSHLYFDDFEEKIEQTVAARPNMDQDQLVNLLTLASLERISIDEPDWTYVASTVYLDQLYAKAAKSRNYDASLKYSSFDELLEVLTDKGIYNNQLVSSYTKEEINELASIIDPSKDSLFTYIGLLTLADRYLAKSHEGDVYELPQERFLIIAMTLMMKEEKEKRLSLVKEAYWALSNLYMTVATPTLSNAGKSYGQLSSCFIDTIDDSLRGIYDSNTDVANLSKNGGGIGIYLGKIRSRGSDIKGFKGVSSGVIPWMKQLNNTAVSVDQLGQRQGAIAVYLDVWHKDIDSFLDARLNNGDERQRTHDLFTGVCIPDLFMEKVENREDWYLFDPHEVRRVMGYSLEDFYDEEKGAGTFRTKYEECVQNEALSKRVIPAIDVFKRIMISQLETGTPYMFYRDTANRMNANRHNGMIYCSNLCTEIMQNTSSTVVTEEVTVDGKIVITKDPGDFVVCNLSSISLAKAVEEDVLERLISIQVRMLDNVIDLNNIPVLQAEITNKKYRAVGLGTFGWSHLLALKKMVWESDEAVEYCDALYEKIAYLTIEASMELAKEKGAYPLFEGSDWDNGSYFDKREYVSSSWQELRQKVKEHGVRNGYLMAVAPNSSTSIIAGSTASIDPIFRKFYSEEKKNYKIPVTAPDLNAQTTWYYKSVYLIDQQWSIKQNAKRQRHIDQSISFNLYVRNDVKAKELLDMHLTAWKEDLKTTYYVRSTSSDVIEECESCHS
- a CDS encoding ribonucleotide-diphosphate reductase subunit beta is translated as MTLQTRTLMDETAPNRSTGIINGRSSNILNWDDVRFSWAYPKYKRMLANFWTPFEINMGQDIKQFPQLTADEQESFLKIIGLLALLDSIQSDYAGKVAEYITDSSVNALMIILAQQEVIHNHSYSYVLSSLVPKPKQDEVFEYWRTEEKLRERNDFVTNGYKAFAENPTIENFLRSMVFDVILEGLFFYSGFAFFYNLARNQKMVATSTMINYINRDEQLHVGLFEKVFKETLNENPEYRTEELASFVVETFREAARLEIEWAQTVIGEKFEGITMQEIKQYIEYMANKRCNQLGFGREAFPEAPIENPLRWIVAYQEVDLGKTDFFEQKSRQYTKASDVNGFDEL